A segment of the Mytilus trossulus isolate FHL-02 chromosome 12, PNRI_Mtr1.1.1.hap1, whole genome shotgun sequence genome:
TATATTCTTCCAACttgtatttttcagaaaatgaaaacactttTGGTTTTGATGGCACTTGTGATAGTAGGACACTGCCTTTTGGAAGATATTTTGGGGAACATACCGGAAAATAAAAGATCGGTAAGAAGCATACAGAAAACACTGCAGATAAGTCACAACTGACTACTTACAGATCGGTAACAACTGACTACTTACAGATTGGTCACAACTGACTACTTACAGATCggtgttttacaaaaaaaaaaaaaaaaaaaaacaatcagtcAGTTTCAGATATCGTGCATAAAACTGTCAGATTGGTGAATAATTTTAAACTCTAAATATAGATAGTTTAGTAACACAAAGAAACAGGCAAACGATCTATactataaagaaaacaaacaaatttgttcGCCCAAAACGTACCTTAAATATATTTGCTAGTAGTTTTAGTGTCATAAATCTGTATGTGTCTGATTCTTTGATTTATATCATTGTTAAGAATATTAGAATATACATCTGATTTGTTGAACTAATAGAAGAAGTTCTCTGTAAGTTTTGTCAGCGAGAGGAGATAAGTCCTCTAAATGTTTCATAATGAACGGTTGCAACTGTCGTAAATTATACAATGTCAATCAAATCAATTTTGtagtcatttttgtttgttattatctaCTTAGTGAATCATTAGTTAGTATTAAGGAAAAATAGTAATATaacattttcccagcattatGTTGGCCTTTTCAGTACCTAAGGAAGGTAAAGGAAGTCAACTCAAAATAGCTATATTTAATTGAAAGGatacacttttttatttatctatgaataactgcactgtgtttatttacaatatgaaatttgaaatcCATTGCAATATGTTCTAGAGAGATATTCGAAAATACTTATCTTATTGTTCCATATTTACACGAcactaatgttttaaaattaatgtttgctttttattcttattatttCATGTGTATCTTCATATACATACTATTTTTACAGCTCGTCACAAAAAGAGGTCATGAAAATACACTAAACTTTTTGTATAGGATAGCTGATAATGATAGGAATGGTCGATTATCAGCTTCAGAATTGGCTCAATATACACAACCTAATCACGGGAAGACACCATTACAGAATGCCAGAGAGACTATTCGACTCTGTGATACCAATAATGATCACGAGTTGACCAAAAGAGGTAATATATCGATCGCTTCCTATGACACAAACAACTTTATGATTGAAGTCTTTTTGTATCATGTTACTCCCATACTTCTAataattttgtgttaaatacggATTGGCTTCAAATTTAACATGTGTCCATTATCTCCTCATCATTTAATTGTTGATGCAACGCATGTTCTGGGTGTATTGTCTTTCAGCTTAtagacagaatttttttatgcaACTGTGATGTCAATGAtgttttttcatgatatacTACGgcttaaaatggaatttagaattaaattataaggaatgatttttttttctggccaTTAAAAATAACGTCGATAGTGTGGTGCACACTTAACATAACACGAACCGCATTTTTACGTTATTTCGTTATAGACTGAAATAATATTACACCCGTTCCTTAATTATCATATCATCATCTgaatgaaaaaatatgcaaagGAGAAAATTTGTGTAACACTTGAAATTCATATCAAAAAATTCCACGCGACTTGAAGagaatgttagtaaaaattgtATCAAATCATTAAATTTTGGAAGAAAGCTTTCCATACATGTTAATATGGAGTATCTCTTTATacatatgatttatttaaaaaaaaaatgttcaaatagaCATAACAATTGAATTAACGGAAAACTCCGACCGCGAGAATGcctaaataaaaacatatagtAATGCATATTCCTATTGtatcatttcaaaatgactTTGTTTAGGGAAAGGGAAACATAGGGTTCGAATAACTTCCAtctcaaattttctttttcagaaatGCTGACATACTTGAATAGTGTGGGAAATTGAGGACCGAACGGCATTATTTGTTGGAAAAACTATATGATTTTAATTACTTATTAAAGATGATCACATGATATAGGTGTTTATTAGAGTAAAACATCAATGCTtctaatttcaaaaaatatccaattgtaaaagagaggcgaaaagATACCAGAGATATTTTAACGCATATGtctaaaataaactaacaatgccataaaaaataaaataaacaaagacaGAAGACAAACAACACCATACAaacgacaaaataaaaatcttaagactgcaacacgaatcccaccaaaaaacGGAGGTGATCCTTTAAGACTATGCAACATGAATCCCACCAAAAAACGGAGGTGATCCTTTAAGACTGTGCAACACGAATCACACCAAAAAGCGGAGGTGATCCTTTAATACTgtgcaacacgaatcccaccaaaaaaaaaccgGCGGTGCTCCTTTAAGACTgtgcaacacgaatcccaccaaaaaaaCGGAGGTGATCCTTTAAGACTGTGTAATACGAATTCAACCAAAAACACGAGGTGATCCTTTAagcgtttttttttgtaatacaaaACGTAAAATATACAGAAAGAATGCCGCACGCATGACTTGTGCTACTGAGGAGCATCCAAGTTTGTGGAGTGTTTCTTGTTGGCCgggtattttttatttatataatattttatgttgttgtcttcgttttttttcattttgttttcggtatataaattgaaaatggaaatggggaatgtgtcaaagagacaccagTGTTTACTAGTGAGTTTTAATGGTGTTATGGTGTTAAACCGGCTCTTTTTTCGAATAAGAAAtgtacgaaaaacaaatagacatttaaaacatataGGCATCAGTTTACAATCTTTTACAACCATATTTgagtttgtttttcttgttgaTAGGTCTTTAATTATCTTTGGACTGTGTTATGGagttgtaaatattaaaaaaaggcaTTTTAACTTGTCTCAACTTGAAGTTTGAATGGCCACTTTGTTATTCCGTCATCTGTATATCCAAcaagaaacaaacgacaaaaacACATTAGACATTTAGACCGTTGATTtcctgtttgaatagttttaaactagtaatttttggggacCTTTAAAACTTGCTCTGTCAATGAGATGAAAATGAGAAAATGCATCtcgtttaaaattattgtacaagtataattaatgtaaaccatgatataaatatataagatcTGGAAAACACTAAAAAAACCATAATCTGTTTATACCATGCGTAAATCTACATAGAGAGGTGCAATTGTGACCGGTTTGAAACGTTATCTTACAACCACAAATCAaagtaaaatagtaaaaataaaatacaaatgaatgcATCAACAATAAAAGAATACACTCATTTTCcaaaacatattgaaataaaattgttgatctCAGGTGATGTAGCTCGTAGTTGCAACACGAACAGCATAAACACCGAGAGTGATTTTAGAATTCTTCAGAAGAGTGGCAGATAcggctccacatgtggcatcatTCATGATGCTCATGTTTACACGACAATAGTGATACATCTTATTCAGTAGGTTCATTCAAGAAAAAGAGGACGCTAATGTGGTTACGACAACTGGTAAATATCCGTCGAATCGGAGAGACTTATTCTCCATAGCgttcaaccaactcatgatgacCTCTGTCAAATTgtcataaaaagttttaaaagatcATCACTCGGAAACCTAGGTTTAAAAACATCCTTGTAAGCAGAAACCCTCTTttaaggaaatcatgatagtaAATGCAAGCATTACAAGTTTACAACTGCATTGGCATTTTTCTCACATTAAGAGCACAAAGAGGTTAATTATGCCATACGTTGTTGCTATAATAGGGAATGAATTAAAACCTCAAGTTTGgtcattttgtatttcttatACTTTACATTTCTTCCTACACAGAGAAGGAGATTACTAGAAGTATTACTTTactcaatttaaaaacaaatgaatagtttcagaaatgtaaaacaaatcaaaagaaaaaaatccaaaagcATAAGATgactaatatcaaaataattaacgaAAACAATTATGAGAAAGCAGCTAACGACGAACTCTAGATGACAGACACATTTAAAACGTGATGGGATGTAATAATATATGATAAGAGGAGTAATACCAACATTGATTTTCCCAataagtctttgttaaattggcatttttcacaaaattgtgcagaatttttCTTTGTTACAAAAGAGAAATTAACATGTAAGACGTCCATTTTCTTCCTACACAGAGAAGGTATTTACCATTAGTATTACGTTACTCAATTAGAAACAAATGAATAGTTTCAGAAATGTGTaatcaattaaaagaaaaaaatccaaaagcATAAGATGACTTATATAAGAAATAATTAACGAAAAAAGAATATGAAAGAAAGCAGCTAACGACGAACTCTAGAGGACAGGCAAATGAAAAATGTGATGGGTTGTATCATAAAATGAGTTTTACCAATATGtatttcccctattagtctttgtttaaTTGGCATTTTTCACAAAACTGTGCAGAATTTGTCTGTGttacaaataagaaataaacaaataagacgtccattttcattgaacttgtacacattttgtttaggggccagttgaaatCCGCTTCCGGATGCTCGATTTTTTCGCTATGTTGAAGATCCTTTTGTTGTATATTTCACTCTTTTGTCTGGTTTTGACTCATTGGCACTAGGCATGAATAatgttttatcctgtccagtacaGTTCACATTAcctttcattgcatataagataATTCCTATTACTGtaagtaaacaaataaactgTTCACAACTTTTCTCTTGTTATGATGAATCAATCGtaatgcaaaaatatttaatttgccgaataatttgtacaatagcattataaattttcaatcaCTTCTTGCTCAGTATATGAAGGGATTAACGATGCCCTGAAACGCACTAAGGATATTCACTAAAATCAAAGTTTTCGACGGAGGTGCAACAAACTCGGAAGTGGTCTTTTTGTTCAatctacaaaacaaaaagacgTTATGAGACCACTGAAAAAGAGAGagcattcaaaaata
Coding sequences within it:
- the LOC134692228 gene encoding uncharacterized protein LOC134692228, coding for MVASDLHNRGKEDIPNIKHLQTEQHSYKKMKTLLVLMALVIVGHCLLEDILGNIPENKRSLVTKRGHENTLNFLYRIADNDRNGRLSASELAQYTQPNHGKTPLQNARETIRLCDTNNDHELTKREMLTYLNSVGN